One Glycine soja cultivar W05 chromosome 2, ASM419377v2, whole genome shotgun sequence genomic region harbors:
- the LOC114393444 gene encoding E3 ubiquitin-protein ligase RHF2A-like encodes MEVPEMEGKTESHMTSAAAFVEGGVQEACDDACSICLEDFCKSDPATVTNCKHEFHLQCILEWCQRSSQCPMCWQPISLRDATSQELLEAVELERSLRDTPSRNAAIFHHPTLGDFELQHLPMGVNEADIEERIIQHLTAAAAMRRSHHLSRREGHRTRPSAHGRPHFLVYSTQPSAPPSAAGGGSEPAAIPVGSPSTPLTFDGNEQSSLQQIPHVQTQSSSLTSASTVSTTNLQGVHSDDRSFASHSFPASQDRAQPSEQSFSDSLRSRFNAVSMRYKDSISKGTRGWKERLFSPNSSMSELGSEVRRELNAKIASVSRLMERLETRENNSAAGTSLSNHLVNRSIAETSNQSNVEARGENSLHGNNTPTTFSASSDSK; translated from the exons ATGGAG GTTCCAGAAATGGAAGGCAAGACTGAAAGTCATATGACATCAGCAGCAGCCTTTGTGGAAGGGGGGGTTCAAGAAGCTTGTGATGATGCTTGCAGCATATGCCTTGAGGATTTTTGCAAAAGTGATCCTGCCACT GTCACTAATTGCAAGCATGAGTTCCACCTGCAGTGCATTCTTGAATG GTGTCAGAGAAGCTCCCAGTGTCCTATGTGTTGGCAACCTATCAGCTTGAGGGATGCTACCAG TCAAGAGCTGCTTGAGGCAGTAGAGCTGGAGAGGAGCTTGAGAGATACTCCATCAAGAAATGCTGCGATTTTTCATCATCCAACACTTGGTGATTTTGAATTGCAGCAT TTACCCATGGGTGTGAATGAGGCCGATATTGAAGAGCGAATAATTCAACATTTAACTGCTGCAGCCGCAATGAGGAGATCTCATCACCTCAGCCGGAGGGAAGGCCATCGAACTAGGCCATCTGCTCATGGCCGTCCACACTTCTTAGTATACTCAACTCAGCCTAGTGCACCACCATCAGCTGCAGGAGGGGGAAGTGAACCAGCTGCAATTCCTGTAGGAAGTCCATCTACCCCACTTACATTTGATGGAAATGAGCAATCATCACTACAGCAGATCCCCCATGTTCAAACTCAGAGTTCTTCTTTAACTTCTGCCTCTACTGTCTCAACAACAAATCTTCAAGGAGTTCACTCTGATGATAG AAGTTTTGCCTCTCATTCTTTTCCTGCAAGCCAAGACAGAGCACAGCCATCAGAACAATCATTCTCTGATTCTCTGCGCTCCAGATTTAATGCAGTATCCATGAG ATACAAAGATTCAATTTCGAAGGGCACAAGGGGATGGAAGGAGAGGCTCTTCTCTCCCAATTCTTCTATGTCAGAACTTGGTTCAGAAGTTAGGAGAGAATTGAATGCTAAAATTGCTAGCGTGTCCCGATTGATGGAGCGCCTTGAAACAAGAGAAAATAATAGTGCTGCAGGAACTTCTTTATCAAATCATTTGGTGAACCGTTCCATTGCAGAGACAAGCAACCAAAGCAATGTGGAAGCTCGTGGAGAGAACTCTTTGCATGGCAATAATACTCCAACTACTTTTTCTGCAAGCTCAGATTCAAAATGA